In Synechocystis sp. PCC 6714, the following are encoded in one genomic region:
- a CDS encoding ribonuclease R family protein, which produces MDYSIATLLSYFVDDKLVAGKFLEKKLGCESPEAIETLQIVLDALEKMGVLVKERGKYKRVAREDVVEARLRCSSKGFCFAIQDDEDAADIYVREGNLSNAWNGDRVLVKVIKDGTRRKSPEGTVHLILDRANPSLLAQVKKNEDRYRAVPLDDRLLFELELQDEKQNLAEAVDHLVHVSVLRYPIAQHPPLGEVTKVLGSDAEAAADTDIVSCKHDLPLGWTPEAIEAVQNLPKEIEPGELKQRQDYRKLTLITFGDRPRGETLPWREVALSLEKQKKQWQVGIHVTDIAHYIAEDSLLDQLARKRGTTVYLDEHICPLFPEGLTGRCSLIPDEDRLALSFFLTVDDQGEVTGFEYHRSVVKVDRQLDFSQVQTALAELESVDDDLKPYSGLLQELFFQICPLIKSQRLQRGSFNLQTEEPAQRLDEGRLGVIMTQESLPIRSLLAELMVVLQREVALQLQALGIPGLYCGQIAPEAEDLTDIVKLAENLDLGVKIDLEGDIIPQHYHHLSQAFESLPAKAVLNHLLANTLKIEKYFSHPAPHFALAYNSGYTHCISPAQRYGDLVVQRLLKLVLTEGRDRRTKQMKTGVELNSHTCRNQINWNVLPPNLQEAIEGDLHQLVLGLNDREQTAEDAEKDLSGLKKAEKMKARTGEIFRGLITGVQSYGFFVQIFDLLAEGLVHVSSLKDDWYEFRSRQCALVGRKSRTSYRLGNEVEVQVRSVDYYRQQIDLGAVNNASKDSNNDHLDDYDEDGDEQDQDGMDWDAMDDGDDDEGGAVIF; this is translated from the coding sequence ATGGATTATTCGATCGCCACACTTTTGTCCTATTTTGTTGACGACAAGTTAGTAGCGGGTAAATTTCTCGAAAAAAAACTAGGTTGCGAAAGCCCCGAAGCTATCGAGACCCTACAAATTGTCCTCGATGCCTTGGAAAAAATGGGGGTGTTGGTCAAAGAAAGGGGTAAATATAAACGCGTGGCTCGGGAAGATGTGGTGGAAGCCCGGTTACGTTGCTCCAGTAAGGGTTTTTGTTTTGCCATCCAAGACGATGAAGATGCCGCCGATATCTATGTCCGGGAAGGGAATCTCAGCAATGCCTGGAACGGCGATCGGGTTCTGGTGAAAGTGATCAAAGACGGTACCCGCCGTAAATCCCCTGAAGGGACTGTCCATCTCATTCTTGACCGGGCTAATCCCTCCCTTTTGGCCCAAGTGAAGAAAAATGAAGACCGTTATCGGGCCGTGCCCCTGGATGACCGTTTGTTGTTTGAGCTAGAGCTTCAGGATGAAAAGCAGAATTTAGCCGAAGCTGTGGATCATCTAGTCCATGTTTCCGTGCTCCGCTATCCCATTGCCCAGCATCCGCCCCTAGGGGAAGTCACCAAAGTACTGGGCAGTGACGCCGAAGCCGCCGCCGATACTGATATTGTTTCCTGCAAACATGATTTGCCCTTAGGCTGGACTCCGGAAGCCATCGAAGCCGTGCAAAATTTGCCCAAGGAAATTGAACCAGGAGAACTTAAGCAACGGCAGGATTACCGCAAACTAACATTGATCACCTTTGGCGATCGCCCCCGGGGTGAAACATTGCCCTGGCGGGAAGTGGCCTTGAGTCTGGAAAAACAAAAAAAACAATGGCAAGTGGGTATCCATGTCACCGACATCGCCCACTACATTGCCGAAGATAGCCTTTTGGATCAGTTGGCCCGTAAACGGGGCACCACCGTATACTTGGATGAACATATTTGTCCCCTTTTTCCCGAAGGTTTAACCGGCCGTTGTTCCCTTATTCCTGACGAAGACCGCCTAGCCTTATCTTTCTTTTTGACAGTGGACGACCAGGGGGAAGTAACGGGGTTTGAATACCACCGCAGTGTGGTCAAAGTTGATCGCCAACTGGATTTTAGTCAAGTGCAAACAGCTCTGGCCGAACTCGAATCGGTCGATGACGACCTGAAGCCCTACAGTGGCCTACTCCAGGAACTATTTTTTCAGATTTGCCCCCTAATTAAATCCCAACGTCTACAAAGGGGCAGTTTTAACCTGCAAACGGAAGAGCCGGCCCAGCGCCTCGATGAAGGCCGTTTGGGGGTAATTATGACCCAGGAAAGCCTACCCATTCGCAGTTTGCTAGCGGAACTGATGGTGGTATTACAGCGGGAAGTGGCCCTACAACTCCAAGCCCTGGGCATACCGGGTCTTTACTGTGGCCAGATAGCTCCAGAAGCAGAGGACCTTACGGACATTGTTAAGTTAGCGGAAAACCTTGATTTGGGTGTGAAAATTGACCTAGAAGGGGACATTATTCCCCAACACTACCATCACCTCAGCCAGGCGTTTGAATCCCTCCCGGCTAAAGCGGTACTAAACCATCTATTGGCCAACACCCTCAAAATCGAAAAATATTTTAGCCACCCCGCTCCCCACTTTGCCCTAGCCTATAATTCTGGCTATACCCATTGCATTTCGCCGGCCCAACGTTACGGGGATTTGGTGGTGCAAAGGTTGCTTAAACTGGTGCTCACTGAAGGCCGCGATCGCCGCACCAAACAAATGAAAACCGGGGTAGAACTAAATAGCCACACCTGCCGCAATCAAATTAATTGGAATGTATTGCCCCCGAACCTCCAGGAGGCCATTGAAGGGGATCTGCACCAGTTGGTGTTGGGACTCAATGACCGAGAGCAAACCGCAGAAGATGCGGAAAAAGACCTATCGGGACTGAAAAAAGCGGAAAAAATGAAAGCCCGCACTGGGGAAATTTTCCGCGGTTTAATTACTGGTGTTCAATCCTATGGCTTCTTCGTGCAAATTTTCGACCTACTAGCTGAGGGCCTAGTTCATGTTAGTTCCCTCAAAGATGACTGGTACGAGTTCCGCAGTCGCCAATGCGCTTTAGTCGGGCGTAAAAGTCGTACTTCCTACCGCCTAGGCAACGAAGTGGAGGTACAGGTTCGGAGCGTGGACTATTACCGTCAACAAATCGACCTTGGTGCAGTTAACAATGCCTCCAAAGATTCCAACAATGACCACTTGGATGATTATGACGAAGACGGAGATGAACAGGACCAGGATGGAATGGATTGGGATGCCATGGATGATGGGGATGACGACGAGGGGGGAGCAGTAATTTTTTAA
- a CDS encoding PP2C family protein-serine/threonine phosphatase translates to MVILKELVAKLYREQNKVQDLLGAMGYALRSLHNLNQFLELTPLMATRVTDADGSVLVLMRDGEMVVFEQIHGHKHGLKGTIKGALQKARQSALAPSVDSSGILVHFDCSLRRELPAIACYNTPILSHQREVGRLYIFSQDRNYSWTPTRRKLLQLISDQTAVAIANSDLNQKLRSRESQDRELEIASEIQNQLLPRCCPQINGLDIAARCKTASRVGGDYYDFIPANYDQLRQGDWLCRNITHIDVPWSIVIGDVMGKGVPAGLIMTMTRGMLRAEVLNRHSPAQILNHLNRVMYADLENSHRFVTLFYSEYNPETSILSYSNAAHNPPLLWRAGSDSPQCLIPLDTEGALIGLESDSTYRDAQIQLIPGDVLLYYTDGLTDAGNAKGDRFDDKNLRLAFQHACENSQTAQGILTEIFTAVETFVGSENSHQTDKMPARDDMTLVVLRVKSTE, encoded by the coding sequence ATAGTTATTCTTAAGGAGCTGGTGGCCAAGTTGTACCGGGAGCAGAATAAGGTACAGGACCTCCTGGGGGCCATGGGCTATGCTCTGCGGAGTTTGCATAATCTTAATCAGTTTTTGGAACTGACTCCCTTGATGGCCACTAGGGTAACGGACGCGGATGGGAGTGTACTAGTTCTGATGCGGGATGGGGAAATGGTTGTTTTTGAGCAAATCCATGGACACAAACATGGCCTGAAAGGCACCATCAAAGGAGCTTTGCAGAAGGCCCGTCAGAGTGCTTTGGCTCCTTCGGTAGACTCCTCTGGAATTTTAGTTCACTTCGACTGTAGTTTACGACGGGAATTACCGGCGATCGCCTGTTACAACACACCCATTTTGAGCCATCAACGGGAAGTAGGCCGCCTGTACATTTTCAGCCAAGACCGTAACTATAGCTGGACCCCCACCCGCCGCAAATTGCTACAGCTAATTTCCGATCAAACTGCCGTGGCGATCGCCAATAGTGATCTGAATCAGAAGTTGAGATCCAGGGAAAGTCAGGACCGGGAGTTGGAAATTGCTTCGGAAATCCAAAATCAACTTTTGCCCCGGTGTTGTCCCCAAATCAACGGCCTGGACATTGCCGCCCGATGTAAAACCGCCAGCCGAGTGGGGGGAGACTACTATGATTTCATTCCCGCCAACTATGACCAACTGCGCCAGGGGGACTGGTTATGCCGCAATATTACCCACATTGATGTGCCCTGGAGTATCGTCATCGGCGATGTGATGGGCAAAGGCGTACCAGCGGGGTTGATTATGACCATGACCAGGGGTATGCTCCGGGCGGAAGTGCTCAATCGCCATAGTCCGGCCCAAATTCTCAATCACCTCAATCGGGTAATGTACGCCGACCTGGAAAATTCCCACCGCTTCGTTACCCTGTTCTACTCGGAATATAACCCGGAAACTAGCATCCTTTCCTATAGCAATGCCGCCCATAATCCTCCTCTGCTGTGGCGGGCGGGTAGTGATTCGCCCCAATGCTTAATTCCTTTAGACACGGAGGGGGCCTTGATTGGTTTGGAGTCCGATTCCACCTACCGGGATGCCCAAATTCAGCTAATTCCCGGCGACGTATTATTGTATTATACTGACGGGCTGACCGATGCCGGTAATGCCAAAGGCGATCGGTTCGACGACAAAAATCTCCGCTTAGCTTTCCAGCACGCCTGCGAAAATTCCCAAACAGCCCAGGGCATCCTGACAGAAATTTTTACAGCAGTGGAAACATTTGTCGGCTCAGAGAATAGTCATCAAACCGACAAAATGCCCGCCCGGGACGATATGACATTGGTCGTTCTGCGGGTAAAATCGACTGAGTGA
- a CDS encoding TIGR03279 family radical SAM protein: MSETSLRPAKISTVLPGSLGEEMGFEPGDAIVRINGQAPRDLIDYQFLCADDYLELDVLDSQGELHELAVEKEFDQDLGLGFETALFDGLIQCNNRCPFCFIDQQPPGKRESLYYKDDDYRLSFLYGSYLTLTNLSAKEWQRIEQLRLSPLYVSIHATEASVRERLLKNHRAGQILDQLAWFRERRLQIHAQVVVCPGINDGQHLEQTLRDLAQFHQGEVPTVISVAVVPVGLTRFRPSEDELVPVSRQKAVEVIAQVQALQREFAQQWDSQFAWLADEWFLIARRELPPESHYEDYPQIGNGVGSIRQFIKEFHQQAREFLPPAIAPERIWTWVVGNAVEQAFEPLVEQLNQVKGLTVNLAPLNSNYWGQEITVTGLLTGQDLIAKLTGRDLGDGVLLPALMLKHDDTCFLDDLQVADVAQKLGTTIYPVANVASLLEHCVKPMAVLNHC, from the coding sequence ATGAGTGAAACTTCCCTGCGCCCCGCCAAAATAAGTACTGTTCTACCAGGTTCCCTGGGGGAAGAAATGGGCTTTGAACCGGGGGATGCCATCGTGCGAATTAACGGCCAAGCACCGAGGGACTTGATTGATTACCAGTTTCTTTGCGCCGATGACTATTTGGAATTGGATGTGTTGGACAGCCAAGGGGAACTGCACGAACTGGCGGTGGAAAAGGAATTTGACCAGGATCTGGGTCTGGGGTTTGAAACTGCTTTATTTGATGGGTTGATCCAGTGCAATAACCGCTGTCCCTTTTGTTTCATTGACCAACAACCCCCAGGGAAGCGGGAGAGCTTGTATTACAAAGACGATGACTATCGCCTTAGTTTTCTCTACGGCAGTTACCTAACTTTGACCAACCTAAGCGCCAAAGAATGGCAGCGGATAGAGCAGTTGCGACTTTCCCCCCTCTACGTTTCCATCCATGCGACAGAGGCATCGGTGCGGGAAAGACTGTTAAAAAATCATCGGGCCGGTCAGATTTTAGACCAGTTGGCTTGGTTCCGGGAAAGACGCTTACAAATCCATGCCCAGGTGGTGGTGTGCCCCGGCATCAATGACGGTCAACATTTAGAACAAACCTTGCGGGATTTAGCCCAATTTCACCAAGGGGAAGTACCCACAGTAATTTCAGTGGCAGTGGTGCCAGTGGGATTAACTCGATTTCGTCCCTCCGAAGATGAATTAGTGCCTGTTAGCCGGCAGAAAGCGGTGGAGGTAATTGCTCAAGTTCAGGCCCTGCAGAGGGAATTTGCCCAACAATGGGACAGTCAGTTTGCCTGGTTGGCTGATGAATGGTTCCTCATTGCCCGCCGGGAATTACCGCCAGAATCCCATTACGAAGATTATCCCCAGATTGGCAACGGGGTGGGCTCTATCCGTCAGTTTATTAAGGAATTTCATCAACAAGCCCGGGAATTTTTGCCGCCGGCGATCGCCCCGGAGAGAATCTGGACCTGGGTGGTGGGCAATGCAGTAGAACAAGCATTTGAGCCCTTAGTGGAACAATTAAATCAAGTCAAAGGTTTAACGGTTAATTTAGCCCCATTGAACAGTAATTACTGGGGCCAAGAAATTACTGTAACGGGACTATTGACGGGGCAGGATTTAATCGCTAAATTGACAGGCAGAGACTTGGGGGATGGTGTTTTATTACCTGCTCTGATGTTGAAACATGATGATACTTGCTTTCTCGACGATCTCCAGGTGGCTGATGTGGCCCAAAAGCTAGGGACTACCATTTATCCCGTGGCCAATGTGGCTAGTTTGCTGGAACATTGTGTCAAGCCCATGGCAGTTCTGAACCATTGCTAA